In Sphingobacterium zeae, one genomic interval encodes:
- a CDS encoding cold-shock protein, protein MSKSQITFNKKEREKKKLLKKQQKNEKKEFNKTNNDKGKSLEELFAYVDEHGNISDRPAIKLKEGESPSMVSNHHDEYSFGKVVHYNNDSNYGFIRDNETQQSVYFNDRLVGQKLNLNQKVKFKFKSAKQGAQVTEVLIEY, encoded by the coding sequence ATGAGCAAAAGCCAAATCACATTTAACAAAAAAGAACGAGAAAAAAAGAAATTACTCAAGAAACAGCAAAAAAATGAGAAAAAGGAATTCAATAAAACAAACAATGACAAGGGAAAATCTTTGGAAGAATTGTTTGCTTATGTTGATGAACATGGGAATATCTCAGACAGACCTGCAATAAAATTGAAAGAAGGTGAGAGTCCAAGTATGGTCTCAAATCATCATGATGAGTATTCCTTTGGAAAAGTCGTGCACTATAATAACGATTCCAACTATGGATTCATCAGAGACAATGAAACGCAGCAATCTGTTTATTTCAACGACCGCCTGGTCGGGCAGAAATTGAATTTAAATCAGAAAGTGAAGTTTAAATTTAAGAGTGCTAAGCAAGGCGCGCAAGTGACTGAAGTCTTGATCGAATACTAG